Proteins co-encoded in one Populus trichocarpa isolate Nisqually-1 chromosome 10, P.trichocarpa_v4.1, whole genome shotgun sequence genomic window:
- the LOC7474208 gene encoding uncharacterized protein LOC7474208, with amino-acid sequence MAGGSHPKSSTHKPSSSSTPAPHRKSRWESTSNNNNNPPPPQSNQKLPKPNPSPKPNTGRSPKPATPTAGPIQPSQVPPFPFPDLGPPPPPTYGFHMLERRTIMLADGSVRSYLALPPDYQDFPRPPLPPRFLHGGPTPEFLPGGPRFPPRSPDVLGFQNQNKRKFEEELVKHGNSSSSNYNNNNSNGRNYTLGGAGTSNAGDEMRAGKQMRISSGDGVGFVTSNNNRNVGEVNQSELKKAFLHFVKVINENEADRKKYLEDGKQGRLQCVACGRSSKDFPDMHALIMHTYSSDNADVRVDHLGLHKALCVLMGWNHSKPPDNSKAYQFLPADAAGANQDDLIMWPPMVIIHNTITGKGKDGRIEGLGNRAMDSKVRDLGFVGGKSKSLYGRDGHLGITLVKFGGDQSGLKEAVRLADHFEKDNRGRKAWGCIQPLTFGKDDEKNPNLVKVDRSGEKNRILYGYLATVADLYKVDFETRKKVVIESHQEHKASK; translated from the exons ATGGCAGGAGGTTCCCACCCCAAATCCTCCACTCACAAACCCTCCTCCTCTTCCACCCCTGCCCCCCACCGCAAATCCCGTTGGGAATCTAcctccaacaacaacaacaatccaCCACCACCTCAATCCAACCAGAAACTCCCTAAACCAAACCCTTCCCCAAAGCCTAACACTGGGCGATCCCCCAAGCCCGCTACTCCTACTGCAGGCCCAATCCAACCTTCACAAGTCCCTCCGTTCCCGTTCCCAGACCTCGGCCCTCCTCCACCACCTACCTACGGCTTTCACATGCTTGAACGCCGCACTATTATGCTCGCCGACGGCAGCGTCCGTTCTTACTTAGCTCTCCCCCCAGATTACCAAGACTTCCCTCGTCCTCCTCTTCCGCCGCGGTTCCTTCACGGTGGGCCCACCCCCGAATTTCTTCCCGGTGGGCCTCGCTTCCCTCCACGGAGCCCTGATGTGCTAGGTTTTCAAAATCAGAATAAGAGGAAATTTGAAGAGGAATTAGTGAAGCACGggaatagtagtagtagtaactataacaacaacaattcaAATGGGAGAAATTATACTTTGGGGGGTGCCGGGACTAGTAATGCGGGGGATGAAATGAGAGCGGGGAAGCAAATGAGGATTAGTAGCGGTGATGGTGTGGGGTTTGTCActagtaataataataggaaTGTTGGTGAAGTGAACCAGAGTGAATTAAAGAAAGCGTTTTTGCATTTTGTGAAGGTGATTAATGAGAATGAGGCTGATAGGAAGAAGTATTTGGAGGATGGGAAGCAAGGGCGGCTTCAGTGTGTGGCTTGTGGCAG GTCTTCCAAAGACTTCCCAGACATGCATGCTCTTATAATGCACACGTACAGCTCAGATAATGCTGATGTGCGTGTGGATCACTTGGGCTTACATAAAGCTCTCTGTGTTCTAATGGGATGGAACCATTCAAAGCCTCCTGATAACTCAAAGGCCTACCAATTCTTACCTGCTGATGCAGCAGGAGCAAACCAGGATGATTTGATTATGTGGCCACCAATGGTGATAATTCATAACACAATTACAGGGAAGGGTAAAGATGGGCGCATAGAAGGTTTGGGAAACAGAGCAATGGATAGCAAAGTGAGAG ATCTCGGATTTGTGGGTGGCAAGTCAAAGTCCTTGTACGGAAGAGACGGTCATCTAGGCATTACCCTTGTAAAGTTTGGTGGTGATCAATCAGGTCTGAAAGAGGCTGTACGGCTGGCAGACCACTTCGAGAAGGATAATCGTGGACGCAAAGCTTGGGGTTGCATACAGCCTCTGACATTTGGCAAGGATGACGAGAAAAATCCAAACCTTGTGAAGGTGGATCGGAGTGGGGAGAAAAACAGGATTCTATACGGTTATCTTGCAACAGTTGCTGATCTATACAAAGTTGATTTTGAGACAAGGAAGAAGGTCGTGATTGAGAGCCATCAGGAACATAAAGCATCCAAGTAG
- the LOC7474209 gene encoding imidazoleglycerol-phosphate dehydratase 1, chloroplastic — translation MEVSGVLSRTSTFSSLTKPRRLPTTTISHTNLVPTRIHYPNPIFSSTPLLMDFHTTTTTKPLATPLQANGSSLTTSSPIESGSARIGEVKRVTKETNVFVKINLDGTGIADSSTGIPFLDHMLDQLSSHGLFDLHVRATGDIHIDDHHTNEDVALAVGTALLQALGDRKGINRFGDFSAPLDEALIHVSLDLSGRPYLGYDLQIPTQRVGKYDTQLVEHFFQSLVNTSGMTLHIRQLAGRNSHHIIEATFKAFARALRQATEFDPRRLGTVPSSKGVLSRS, via the exons atggaGGTCTCAGGAGTCCTAAGCCGCACCTCTACTTTTTCTTCACTAACAAAACCAAGAAGGCTACCCACAACCACCATCTCTCACACAAATCTGGTGCCCACGCGCATTCACTACCCTAACCCAATCTTCTCATCAACTCCTTTACTAATGGATTTCCATACTACTACCACCACAAAACCACTTGCCACTCCACTTCAGGCCAACGGTTCCTCTCTAACCACCTCTTCTCCCATCGAATCCG GAAGCGCTCGGATTGGGGAAGTGAAGAGAGTTACTAAAGAGACAAATGTGTTTGTCAAGATTAACTTGGATGGAACTGGAATTGCTGATTCTTCTACTGGCATCCCCTTCCTCGATCACATGTTAGAT CAACTTTCTTCGCATGGGCTTTTTGATTTGCATGTGAGGGCAACTGGCGATATTCACATTGATGATCATCACACTAACGAAGATGTTGCCCTCGCTGTTGGAACT GCTTTGCTGCAGGCGCTTGGGGATAGGAAAGGGATTAATCGGTTTGGTGACTTCTCAGCTCCTCTTGATGAGGCATTAATACATGTTTCTTTG gaTTTATCTGGCCGTCCATATTTAGGTTATGATTTGCAAATTCCTACtcagagagttggaaaatatGACACTCAG TTGGTGGAACACTTTTTCCAGTCATTGGTGAATACTTCTGGGATGACGCTGCACATTCGGCAG CTTGCTGGAAGAAATTCTCATCATATTATTGAGGCAACCTTCAAAGCTTTTGCCAGGGCACTTCGACAAGCTACAGAATTTGACCCACGTCGCCTCGGGACCGTGCCAAG CTCAAAAGGGGTTCTGTCACGGTCGTAA
- the LOC7474206 gene encoding transcription repressor OFP12 has protein sequence MPTIFWKNILKCLPTITPSSHPLPSELQEHSDPLLSSATAAAPTTSVMIKNFNSLYDLSSASTSKSLSTPSTNSSSSSYSDPDTDSTPDFATIIASQRFFSSSPGRSNSIIESMQELHTPVSGGVAIKKYSLDPYIDFKNSMQEMIEAREIRDVRANWDYLHELISCYLKLNPKNTHKFIISAFADIIVCLLSSPSPEPDTHWKPEGLQQHKVSRLLV, from the coding sequence ATGCCCACCATCTTCTGGAAGAACATTCTCAAATGCTTACCCACCATAACCCCGTCCTCACATCCATTGCCCTCAGAGTTGCAAGAGCATAGTGATCCATTACTATCATCCGCTACCGCCGCCGCCCCCACCACATCAGTAATGATCAAGAACTTCAACTCCCTCTATGACCTCTCCTCAGCATCCACCTCCAAATCCCTCAGTACTCCCTCCACcaactcctcctcctcatcttACTCCGATCCTGACACCGACTCGACGCCTGATTTTGCCACCATTATCGCCTCACAAcgtttcttctcctcctccccTGGCCGCTCCAATTCCATCATTGAGTCCATGCAAGAGCTTCATACCCCAGTCAGTGGAGGTGTTGCCATTAAAAAGTATTCACTAGATCCTTACatagattttaaaaactcaATGCAAGAGATGATTGAAGCAAGAGAGATAAGGGACGTTAGGGCTAATTGGGACTACTTGCATGAGTTGATCTCTTGCTATCTtaaattaaaccctaaaaacaccCACAAGTTTATCATTAGTGCTTTCGCTGATATAATTGTTTGCCTATTGTCTTCGCCCTCGCCGGAACCCGACACCCACTGGAAACCTGAAGGCCTTCAACAACACAAGGTTTCACGTTTATTGGTGTGA
- the LOC7474207 gene encoding ferredoxin C 1, chloroplastic, with the protein MAALHFTPSPSFILTRHKLPTEVSSFKLHYKAGRSLKTVVRSYKVVIEHEGQSTELEVEPDETILSKALDSGLTVPHDCKLGVCMTCPAKLISGSVDQSDGMLSDDVVERGYALLCAAYPRSDCQIRVIPEEELLSLQLATAND; encoded by the coding sequence ATGGCAGCCCTTCATTTCACCCCATCTCCTTCCTTCATCCTAACCAGACATAAACTACCCACCGAGGTCTCTTCTTTTAAGCTCCACTACAAAGCTGGCAGATCCTTGAAGACTGTAGTTAGGTCCTACAAAGTGGTGATTGAGCATGAAGGTCAATCCACGGAGCTGGAGGTCGAACCGGATGAGACCATACTATCCAAGGCGTTGGACTCTGGATTGACTGTGCCTCATGATTGCAAACTTGGGGTGTGCATGACTTGCCCAGCAAAGCTAATAAGTGGCTCGGTTGATCAGAGTGATGGTATGCTCAGTGATGATGTGGTCGAGCGAGGGTATGCACTGCTCTGCGCAGCCTATCCAAGGTCAGATTGTCAAATTAGGGTTATTCCTGAAGAGGAGCTTCTGTCACTGCAACTAGCAACAGCTAATGACTGA
- the LOC7474204 gene encoding lactoylglutathione lyase, with product MAVAKGACLNHISRESSDVRRLANFYKDIFGFEEIESPKLEFKVLWIKISPDLALHLIERSPDTKLPEGPYSASSPVLDPTHLPRGHHVCFSVSNFDSFVQSLKDKGIETFQRSALNRPIRQVFFFDPDGNGLEVASRDE from the exons atggcagTCGCTAAAGGAGCGTGCCTGAACCACATATCTCGAGAATCATCAGATGTAAGAAGGCTTGCCAATTTCTACAAAGACATATTTGGTTTTGAGGAGATAGAGAGCCCAAAGTTAGAGTTCAAGGTTTTATGGATTAAGATCTCTCCAGATCTCGCTCTCCACTTAATCGAGAGGAGCCCAGATACCAAGCTTCCTGAAGGACCCTACAGTGCATCGTCACCGGTTCTTGATCCTACCCATCTCCCTAGAGGACATCATGTCTGCTTCTCTGTCTCCAATTTTGACTCCTTTGTCCAATCTCTCAAG GACAAGGGAATAGAAACGTTTCAGAGGTCTGCACTTAATAGGCCAATTAGGCAGGTCTTCTTCTTTGATCCAGATG GTAATGGATTGGAGGTTGCAAGTCGTGATGAATAG